One genomic region from Anaerobranca gottschalkii DSM 13577 encodes:
- a CDS encoding ABC transporter ATP-binding protein, whose translation MIELRNVNIEFDKKLIEDGTIKIYDGKITAIIGESGSGKTSLLYLLGLISSNHRYLYSFDDVTLDLSNDFEMSRIRKQKIGYIFQDNNLVENLTIFENIRLSATIAGINITDKEIKSYLEFVELGYIDSNHYPRKLSGGERQRVAIACALAKQPELILADEPTSALDTVNSEIIMGIFKKIAHKDKKKIVIATHNDRIYNEADVIYEIKNNKIQLVKGESSNESSKKEPEDYDNNVKLTPRFYFDYAIKTSRKGRFAKNLMIVLSAIAIAFSSVMYNFGDTFVKEQEKLMDAISDKEIFVVNMTAPLNTILDIDENLSIQDKDAELLRNISYVDTIYPYFEFRSIGYPLINETEASEGYIVVSKGQKEEKYTFAESKDNPYDKYVIIPYYPEQNLERRLKEKLSDESSDKVYISSQLAQLLGIENLKESVSLRVLTYVPIAQHETQMTVRPEGIVYEIDIDLSKVVELDLKIEGILDESVRNRYSNSGNNAIYVPYHKMQMILTQTQNSATIDTNLEYIEWRPSAFVVFAKSYNDVGLVIERVSSINPNFRAVSEYQDIESMNAIVKNTREIGLVIVIVILIIIFLLMSIIHMNHILDRKYEISLLKANGLTKIELTKLVSVESLRHVFLVSLISSVISLVVTKVMNLLFEEIA comes from the coding sequence TTGATAGAACTACGTAATGTTAACATTGAGTTTGATAAAAAGCTGATAGAAGATGGAACAATTAAGATTTACGATGGGAAAATAACTGCTATAATTGGTGAGAGCGGAAGTGGTAAAACATCCCTCCTCTATCTTCTTGGTTTAATATCGTCTAATCACAGATATTTGTATAGTTTTGATGATGTTACATTAGACCTATCCAATGACTTCGAGATGAGTAGAATTAGAAAGCAGAAAATAGGATACATATTTCAAGACAATAATCTAGTTGAAAACTTAACTATTTTCGAGAACATTAGGTTATCTGCGACTATTGCAGGGATAAATATAACCGATAAAGAAATTAAGAGTTATTTAGAATTTGTTGAATTAGGATACATTGACAGTAATCATTACCCTAGAAAACTATCAGGTGGTGAGAGGCAGAGGGTCGCTATTGCTTGTGCTTTAGCAAAGCAACCAGAGTTAATTCTTGCGGATGAGCCAACATCAGCTTTAGATACTGTAAACTCAGAAATTATTATGGGTATTTTTAAAAAAATTGCCCACAAGGACAAAAAGAAGATAGTTATAGCTACTCATAATGATAGAATATATAATGAAGCGGATGTTATATATGAAATCAAAAATAATAAAATACAACTAGTTAAAGGTGAGTCGAGCAATGAAAGCAGCAAAAAAGAACCAGAGGATTATGATAATAATGTTAAATTAACACCTAGGTTTTACTTTGATTACGCTATAAAGACAAGCAGGAAAGGTCGTTTCGCCAAAAATTTAATGATAGTACTCTCAGCAATAGCTATAGCCTTTAGTTCAGTTATGTATAACTTTGGAGATACTTTTGTAAAAGAACAGGAAAAATTAATGGATGCCATATCAGACAAAGAAATTTTCGTGGTGAATATGACTGCACCCTTAAATACTATCTTAGATATTGATGAAAACTTATCTATCCAAGATAAGGATGCTGAGTTACTTCGAAATATTAGTTATGTGGATACCATATACCCATATTTTGAGTTTCGATCAATTGGCTATCCTCTAATTAACGAAACAGAAGCTAGCGAGGGATACATTGTCGTTTCAAAAGGTCAAAAAGAGGAAAAATATACATTTGCCGAAAGTAAGGACAATCCTTATGATAAGTATGTGATTATTCCATATTATCCTGAACAAAACCTGGAGCGAAGACTCAAAGAAAAATTAAGTGATGAATCATCAGATAAGGTATATATATCATCACAACTTGCCCAATTACTTGGCATTGAGAATCTGAAGGAATCAGTAAGCTTGCGAGTGTTAACCTATGTTCCAATAGCCCAGCACGAAACTCAGATGACTGTACGCCCAGAAGGGATTGTATACGAAATAGACATCGATTTATCAAAAGTTGTTGAGCTGGACTTAAAAATTGAAGGGATATTAGATGAAAGTGTTAGGAACAGATACTCAAACAGTGGTAATAACGCAATATATGTTCCTTATCACAAAATGCAGATGATTTTAACACAAACACAAAATTCTGCCACTATCGATACCAACCTAGAATATATCGAATGGAGACCAAGTGCTTTTGTTGTGTTTGCCAAGAGCTATAACGATGTTGGTTTAGTTATTGAGAGAGTTTCATCGATTAACCCAAACTTTAGAGCAGTAAGTGAATATCAAGACATTGAATCCATGAATGCTATTGTAAAAAATACTAGAGAAATAGGATTAGTTATTGTTATAGTAATTTTAATTATAATATTTTTATTAATGAGCATTATACATATGAATCATATCTTAGATCGTAAATATGAAATTTCCTTATTAAAAGCCAATGGACTTACCAAGATTGAGCTGACGAAGCTTGTATCAGTAGAATCATTAAGGCATGTATTTTTGGTGTCTCTAATTTCAAGTGTTATATCCTTGGTCGTAACAAAGGTTATGAATCTATTATTTGAGGAAATTGCATAA